CTCTGTACATAAGCATGCCAGAAACAAAATCACTTATTGTCTCCAAACcagaagttttattttaattttttaaaggtcTATGTAACACATAAGGATACACCATTCTCTCTGTGTATGTAGGTGTGCAATTTTGCATGCATCTTAGTGTGTGCAGCTTTGACTTTTAGGGGGCaaatttttgtttgttgtttaatGAGACATTTTAGTTGATTCAcccttgaaaaaagaaaaacttgcATCTGCTGGTTTCTAGTTTGTGTAAGGTTTAGGTTTAAGTATAAACTACGAAAGCGATTAAAGTCCATAGGATGCCCTTAGGAATTCGGCAATAAAAACCTGTGGatgagtgtttgtgtgtgtaaataGCATTACAGTAGAGCTTGCAGATCATTCATTCATTATCCCTccatctctatctctctctctctctgtctctgtctctctctctctcactctctctctctctctctctctctctctctctctctctctctctctctgtttgcaGTAGATTAGGATTTCTTAATGAGGCTTTCAGGGATTATCTTCAGTCTGTTACAAACCTGTGTGTGCTTCTGTGAATTTGTCTATTTTTACCTCTACGTATATGTGATTGTATACGTGTACGTTGGTATGTGCtgtactttaaatatataaaggcAAATTCACTCAAAAGTTATTTCATGTGTTAATTTTAATCAGTGCAATCATTCATAATCTAAAGGCATGTACACTTTCAAATGAACCTATTTTACAGTTTATGTGAATATAAGATTCccttaaaccagtggttctcaaactggggggcgtgagatggtgccagggagGCCccagtttttatttaatttgataaaatacaTGAATTTATCATAGATTCTGTGCAATTAAACCACAAAAAAGTCTGCTAACAAACAGCACTACATTCTATcataatggggcggtttcctggacatgGATTAAACTAATCCTAgcctaaaataaatgtaatgatctgtccaaactgaaaacgacttgcactgacatatctaaaaatacatcagtgccctttgttttccttaaaaaagtaattttatcagtaaggcatgtttttaaaactagttctatttcctaattaaattaagatctagtcctggtttaagctaatccctgtccaggaaaccacccctttatGGTCAAATTCCAAGTGTTATGTCTTGAATTTTCTTTGAGAGGGGGGTGCGTAGTAAAAGGATGCACCCTACCCAAGGGGGAGCATTccaaaagtttgagaaccactgctttaaacaaatgcatagTTAAAAGCATCTGATCTCTACTACCCTCTAGTGGGAAGGATCTAAATTAATTACTAGAGCTGAAGTAATATTCcacattcataaaaataaaatccagataatttactcacccccatgtcatgcaagttgtttatgtctttatttgtttattcgagaagaaattaaggtttttttctcaatttaaaggggacatatcatgaaaatctgacttttttcatgtttaactgctttaattgggtccccagtgcttctgtcaacctagaaaatgtaaaaaagatcaacccagtaacttagttttggtaaatataggtcattgaaatttggctccccttgtgatgtaagaaggggataatactgccccttaatctgcactatccaaccacggcactgctatttagtgcagagatcagctcatttgcatttaacaggacaaataaaaaaaacgacacatttttgctcgcacCTTTAAAttgccaattttaacatgctgtaataaattatctatatggtattttgagctaaaacttcacatacatattCTGGGAGTGgggacacaaaatatttattttacatcttaataaagtcttgtaaaatgtctcctttaatagactttattggaccccaacagtttacagtttaaaattgcagtttcaacacagcttcaaaggtctctaaacaatcccaaacgaggcataagggtcttatctagcaataaGATTGTCATTTtaggcaagaaaaataaaacatttaaaggtgcagtgtgtaaatttttgcgccatctagtggtaaggtgatggtgaattgcaaccaatggctcagtccactgcttaatatttattttacatcttaataaagtcttgtaaaatgtctcctttaatagactttattggaccccaacagtttacagtttaaaattgcagtttcaacacagcttcaaaggtctctaaacaatcccaaacgaggcataagggtcttatctagcaataaGATTGTCATTTtaggcaagaaaaataaaacatttaaaggtgcagtgtgtagatttttgcgccatctagtggtaaggtgatggtgaattgcaaccaatggctcagtccactgcttacCCCTCGTTTTTTAatcacatagagaagctacggtagatgccaccagacaaacatgtcatcggaCATTTACTTAGTAAAAAGAGTTTGTCCATTAAaggtttctgtagaaacatggcggcacaaaatggtgacttccatgtaaggggaccctctgtatatgtagataaaaacgtctcattctaaggtaataaacacataacggttcattatgaaaggtctatTTTAcatcactgataatatagttttgtttaatattttgcatttctgttaagAGATCCGTCTAagaattacacactgcacctttaaaaacttttaaaccacaacttctcgtcttgcgcTAGCCATGTCGTGTGACGTGCCAGACGTTGAAAGGTTGcgcgttacatatgtgaaacgcacatttgctaCCATTTTAAACACAGTCAAaacagtcctctttctccacacttgtaaacattgGGGCGGTAGTTTTGCAAAgtcatgcgtgaccttttgacgtgCTTACGTATAATGTAAGGTCAACCTGGCGGATCAcacagctagtgcaagacgagaagttgtggtttaaaagtgcatgtgttttatttttcttgtcgaAAATgtcaatcgttttgctagataagaccctaattGGGATAGTTTAGAGCTCTTTGAAGCTGCTTTGTAATTGTAAAATGCATTATAACTGTAAACTCTTGAGGTCGGATAAAATCTAtttaattgagaaaaatcctggaatgatttcctcaacaaaaaaaaacatttcttctcgactgaaaaaGTAcgacataaacattttggatgacattggcGTGAGTAAATTGTTGTGATtctttatgaaagtggagtaatcctttaaaaccattatttaTGTTTGAACCGTGTTGTATTGTGTGTCTACAGCTCAGATAGAAGTGATCCCATGTAAGATCTGTGGAGATAAGTCATCAGGTGTTCATTATGGAGTTATTACCTGTGAAGGTTGCAAGGTAAGCGTTGTATAAGAGAATTACTTCAttgatttcaaatatttttattctgaGCTTGATGCACAAACAGGATTCAAACAGCTGCTCAGATCTTTTCTATCACATTTCTCACGGCTGTATTGTAGACTCATCGTCTCtcccttttttttttattctgtttgtGCAGGGGTTTTTCCGCAGAAGTCAATCCTCTAGTGTTCAGTACTCGTGCTCCAGGCAGAGTAACTGCCCCATCGATCGCGCCAGCCGCAACCGCTGCCAGAGCTGCCGACTCAAGAAATGTGTCGCTCAGGGCATGAGCCGTGATGGTGAGACCGGATGAATTGATGTGTCTGGATTAAGCAATGTGTTGTGGATGACGGGTGTGTCTACTCTACTctagatgaatgaatgaatgaatcagTTTGTTTGAATTAATAAATGTGTGTCTCTGGATAAGTGAATGGGTGTGGGGAAAATGACTAGGTGTATCTGGATGGAGAAATAAATAGGGGTTCACTGTGTCTGGATAAGTCTGAATGAATAATCAGGTGTgtctggatgaatgaatgggtGTGTTTGGATAAATAAATAGGTGTGTTTGACATCGGCTGCGGCTGGATGTAACCGATCGGTGAGATTAGCCGCATGCAGGCGGGGATGAGCTGAAAACAGAGGCGTGAAGTCGGACACGCTGTGGTTCCCGTAGTTTGCTGCATTTACGTCAGTCATGGCTGATCACGGGGCGTTTGCTTACTTTATCGCAGTAAATATGATTtgtaagatgtaaacaacataaaaagtgaattatactgttttgaaagtccgtgtatgagcatgagtggaactgaagcggcttacagcatctgtttttacagttcaacataagcatatattatttaaataccaatgtagtggggtctacatttttttatccgttttattttgatgaacatgacacaatataacatcgtgactacatgaaaagagctttaacggttataaaaatacagatttggGAGCATTTGTGGAACTGAAGTCATGACAATAAACACGAAACacacgtgatcgttgtcatgTGATAAATCGACCAATCGTTAAACAGCTGTGTTGTCATCAAAGCCCATGCAGCTCCTCTTGGTGAACTGCGCTGGCCGACTCAGGTTGCTGATCTCAAATCGCGCTCATGGTACGTTAAAGCCGTACGTCACAGTCACCTGGGATCAGCCCTGTCTCAAGTCGGACAACATTTCTTACTggcatgcactgcttcaagtcagccgccgatcggtctgcgcggCGTTGCATGAATGAATGAGTGTGTCTTGATAAATAAATGGGTGTgtctggatgaatgaatgggtGTGTTCTCTAGGTAAGACCCAATTATAGcccttaaacatggaaaagtctgTTTGgaaaagggacattccactttttttgaaaatatgcttattttccagctcccctagagttaaacatttgattcttaccgttttggaatccattcagctgatcttcgggtctggcggtaccactttaagcatagcttagcacaatccattgaatctgattagaccattagcattgtgctaaaaaataaccaaagagtgtcgctatttttcctattttaaacttctgtagttacatcgtgtactaagaccgacaaagaattaaaagttgtgattttctagccccgaaaatagtcctcttggTTATTTTCAGTGACAGTTGACtcttttcgggcagtgcgtaatatcactatgcttgctgcagccatgttacatcagcatattccttgattattacgccatagttcctagccatatctgacTAGAAATGGCAACTATTAATTTTcagttggtcttagtacacgatgtaactacagaagagtcaagttttaaataggaaaaatattgaactctttggttattttgtagcgtgatgctaatggtctaatcagattcaatggattatgctaagctatgctaaaagttgtaacgccagacccggagatcagctgaatggattccaaaacggtaagaatcaaaagttcaactttaggggagctggaaaatgagcatattttcaaaaaagtggaatgtccctttaaacgtAAATGTTATTTGACCATTTTATTATTGTCATGGAAATGATATGTAAAAGTTCTGTCTTTCTGTTGTTCAGCTGTGAAGTTTGGCCGCATGTCCAAGCGTCAGAGAGATTCACTCATTGCAGAAGTTGAGAGACACAGACAGCAGCAGCGTCTTCAGGCTAACTCTATCCAAGAACCGCAGTCTCTTCTAGCCTACCGGCCCGGCAAAGAGCCCAGAGAACAGTCATCCCATCTCATCCCCCCTCTCTCCTCACCATACCACTATTCCCCTATTGAGCCCGACCTGTCAGGTTGCCCAGTAGAGGTTCATCCTTATCCGGGGTGCCACGTAGCTGATTCCCATGCTGCAGGTCTGGCCTATAAAGTCACCCACAAGAAGGGTGAAAGCTTTAACTTGTTAACTGGGAGAGGTGTGAAATTCTCAATTTTTGTAAATCACCCCAGAATTGTGTTTGAGtggttgtgtccctttaatcccATTGTATCTTTCCCACAGGGGTTGACTCCACAAGGTCTACACCAGAAGCCATCTTAAACATGCCAGGCAGTGAAATGAGGTTTCAACCTTTTGACCCAGAGAGCTCATTCTTTTCCTACCCGACCTCTCTGCACATAGGTAAGAAGCCAAGGCAGGACTTTACATGGATGCTATGGTAAAATGCAGCTTATAGAATATACCAATATACGAAGTAGGACAAGATAATCATGTAAGCATTTACTGTAGGACACATGTACTAGCCGTCATGGCTACCAGGGTCTTCAAACAGAGTAAAGACAtggttgtttttttaagttgggTATTAATATGTTTTGCCGCTCTCTGTGTGTTTTTGGCAGAGGAGCTATGTGCAAGTATTTTACGTTCCCACAGAGAGACGACTCAGTATCGTCCAGAGGAGCTGCAGGGTCTCAGATGGAAGGTTTTCAGCAGGGAGGAGATCCATGCCTACCAGAGCAAGGTACAGCTCCTTTAATAACCATTTAGCATTAGTGTACTGTAAACATACCCAACACACAGGGGCGTCATACAACTTTTTtgagggggcacagtgtgcacagctcacagaaatttgtgcatacacagacatcaaacgaaatatatTAAAGAGCTGACtaacttttatatcaaatattcaatcggaataatgacatatgggcatcatatttacatctgaaacagcatgttttatttatttacgttttgttttatgacttgtttaattgtgtcattaatgcattttgcacaacaactgcattaccttatgaaattaatgtaattttaaatccataaagtatataaacaacgaaaatgacataagctttATCCACGTGATAGATTTTAATGTTCagtaatgatttaaaaaaatatgtttagataaaattattagaggaacgtaTTTTTGCaataaattttacctcatatgtgcgCATGTGTGATTCCCCGCCCACGTGAACTCTGGcaaactttggcgttgtgccgccagaataaactaatgtagtcaaaacactatcaaaacagcaaaaatctctgaaaagtgacaaggatgcagaacacaattgataatattgtgcattttaaacagataaaagaaagtaacagattaatggacgcttctttgattttggggttgcatgcaaaatccatttggctcaaaaaattGCCTCTGCCAACACATAAAATACTGTGCAACATCTATAcccttttttaatgttaaaaaacaaatttaagTTTCTATGATGATGAGAAACATTTCATTCAGGTGTGTCCAAACCTTTCAGTAGTTGTTCATGAAAATCGAAAAACTTTCTGTAGTCTCAGTTCTGTTCTTTtgctatctctctctctcactctcaaTAGTCAGTGGATGAGATGTGGCAGCATTGTGCAGTACGGTTGACCGATGCCGTTCAGTACGTGGTGGAGTTTGCCAAACATATCCCGGGATTCCGTCAGCTCTGTCAGAATGATCAAATCGCTCTGCTTAAAAGTGGTAAGACACATTATACATATGATGAGTTCAAATgcaaaccctctaagtgcaggCCTGGATTAACACAGTGTAGTGACCACATTTGAAGTGCTGCACATGGCAATATTCACAATTTATAAAACTTTCAGAAAAGGAGTTAAGGAACCAAACCCCGTTGACTTATTCTAggcatatacatacatatacaagtTATATACAgattgtaatgagatgagtggcaTGGCTATATACATACTTGTATCTTTTACACATTTCTCATCTTCTATCCAGTTTTCCTGACATGGGCACCTAATGTCTAAGACCTTTATTCTCATCTataatgtttttggtgttatgTAGGCTAGAagttctctctctatctcttatctctgcaatgtctaattgAGCCTGCATGGTTGCGTCTGCTCACGGTTCTGAgtgagatgtgttgactttacAAGGGCTGCGTAGACCCATCGGTAGATTCAACTGAGCGCATGGTGACATAAAACGACCCGATCGCCCATTCCGTATTTTTGTCATGGGTGCCCCGCACATGAGTGGGTACTTGAAAAAGAAACTGCTCGTGATATGTCAAATATtccatttggtggcagtctggagcccttgGTGCCCCCCTATTTGCCTGGTGCCCCAGGGCTCGCACCTAATCCTGTCTATGGATAATTTGGCCCTGTATAAATCCAGCTGACATTTTTCCTTGTAAATGAGCTTTTTATCTGGCTCTTATGTGTAGGTAGGTtcaataatttcactttgatgGCAAGGTTGTCAGTCAGCaattgaataataataataataattccttacatttatatagcgcttttctcagtactcaaagcgctttacatatgaactggggaatctcctcaaccaccaccaatgtgcagcatccacctggatgatgcgacggcagccatattgcgccagaacgcccaccacacaccagcttattagtggagaggagacagagtgatatagccaattagtatgagggatgattagtaggacaatgggcaagtttggccaggatgccggggcacacccctactctttttcgaaggacatcctgggatttttaatgaccacagagagtcaggacctcggtttaacgtctcatccgaaggacggtgcttttttgacagtatagtgtccccatcactatactgggttgttaggacccacacagaccacagggtgagcacccccgctggtctcactaacaccactaccagcagcaacctggtttttcccaagtggtctcccatccaagtactgaccaggctcagccctgcttagcttcagtgggcaagctgtcttgggctacagggtgatatggctgctggcaTGCTGGATGCTGCATGGCTTTTGAAtaccttattttcacaaatgtcactgtCATTGGTTTAACATAAGTCTTtgactgcaaaaccctctaatcCTACATTCATATTGTAAGCTACTTTGTTGCTGGGTTTCGCTCGTCGCTTTTAATGAGGTCATTAGGAGGCGTTactaaatctggttgtcataaacaaatgagtatcTTCCACttcagtaactgacgagagatgAGTAATGTAAACTCCACTGCTTCACTCTTATTGGTAGTCGCTTCAGAAAGTcactcatcatttgcataaagttaaacttttctcaatTCTGTCACGTGACTGGACACGCCCCACCTGGTTACTAATGGTTACTGTCACTTGTGTTGCTGAAAGTCACCAAGCTTCAATTAAAATGAATGAGATtgtgtcgctctgctactgctagtctgaatgcagGATAGGCAATTTTTTATTggcaaaaaagtttaaaatgtcACTTCTTTGGATAAGATATAGTAAACAGTTCACTAGTAATACAACTAGAACTATTGCAAGTGATGAAACTtctaaaaatgaagaaactgaaggAAACTGTGATGCATGGGGTTGCCATATTTGGGTTGTATTCATTCTCACAAGGTACCCAAATTTGAATGTGACCCACGGTTGTTTCCCAATCCCACCCCATTCCTTTCCAGTgactcttttatttatttgatttatttatgcatttggcagacgcttttatccaacgCAACTttcagtgcattacaagctgtacatttttatcattactTGTATTCCCTgaattcgaacccatgaccttttgcactgcaaaGCAATGCTCTTCCACTGAGCTAATGCTTTACCAATGCTCTTCACTCTTCACTGTTCTTTTTGAATTAAGTTAAAGGTAAAAGGCCAAAAAATACAGTCAGTATTCTAATATATTGAGTAAACCTCCTTTAACTGAGTAAAAACGCTTGTAGCTCATCAGTTTAAATCCGAATTACAAATGCCGTTGTTCGTCCAATTATTTttctgtgcacttagaggactttgcagAAAAATCATCTTGGCATTAAACAGATTCTGCAAACAAAGCGATATGGCGCTTCTGAATGCTGAAAGaccgggattaagcagatttgaagtgaaaataatatatagttgacataacttataagttataaataagttaaaattatttttcagtGTAATGACTTGCACCTAAGCTTTTCAAATATAAATACTGCTAAGAAAAacgttattctgtcatcttttctttttcttttttcaaaacGTGATAAAAGCCACTTCTCCTTCTTGGCAGAATGCATtaaatccgcttaaccaatcacagcgcaccattccacgcattgtaaacattaATGGCGGTGTGTTGATTACACatagaatcctagttttcctcatctactttgtaccccgtgatcaacaaacaaacaaaaacaaaataatactttgatggcattgctAAACCTGTGGTGATGTTCTGTGGcaggaaagaaacgtaagcaaTCAAAGTCTAATAATTTACATGAGAGACACTCAAAAAAGAGACggaaaatgccggctgttgcttgttctcctgaCAGCAtgaagcttctgtcatgctaacacattgacgcCAGCAGATCTTatgaaaactttccattattataaatcaagcaggaccaaaacatttttcagttgattgctgtcaaaaaagttcagcggtGACGTCAgaagcaatgacagtgttcttaatatgacaaagtaagtgttttgattaatgccattaatgtttaatcactgtataccactagtcaaataaatgaatatagcatggcaaagatgaatgcacatttttacattgattcaacattttttttttttacttgtcatgcatcttttaaaatcaaaattatggatttgaattttttatgtttttataacctaaagatgctatgtgaaagtttgtaacagaaaattgtggttttcatcttgtcactttcttggtatagacaACATGTTTTTAcacaaattagtcaaaatggatttattgcgttttggaaccaaacttttcaAATTATCTCTCTCTTTATCTTTTCTTCTTTGTCTTTCAACAACTCATTCATTTCTGGCTTTGTTTCATATGCTCATATTCTCGCTCCTCTTTATTATACTCATTTATGGGTACCTTTCTCGCTTTTTTTATTAGGATCTATGGAGGTGGTTTTGGTTCGGATGAGTCGGATGTTTAACACAGAAAACAACACAGTATTTTTTGATGGCAAATTTGCTGGAACAGAACTTTTCAAGTCTCTCGgtgagttaaaggaatattacCACAGAATCCAACAGAAAGAGA
Above is a window of Paramisgurnus dabryanus chromosome 13, PD_genome_1.1, whole genome shotgun sequence DNA encoding:
- the rorc gene encoding nuclear receptor ROR-alpha A isoform X3 is translated as MENDEPESPDLSPANTLSRRAQIEVIPCKICGDKSSGVHYGVITCEGCKGFFRRSQSSSVQYSCSRQSNCPIDRASRNRCQSCRLKKCVAQGMSRDAVKFGRMSKRQRDSLIAEVERHRQQQRLQANSIQEPQSLLAYRPGKEPREQSSHLIPPLSSPYHYSPIEPDLSGCPVEVHPYPGCHVADSHAAGLAYKVTHKKGESFNLLTGRGVDSTRSTPEAILNMPGSEMRFQPFDPESSFFSYPTSLHIEELCASILRSHRETTQYRPEELQGLRWKVFSREEIHAYQSKSVDEMWQHCAVRLTDAVQYVVEFAKHIPGFRQLCQNDQIALLKSGSMEVVLVRMSRMFNTENNTVFFDGKFAGTELFKSLACSDLIANVFDFAHNLCMLRLTEQQMAVFSALVLLNADRPCLENRERVQRARRDVELALNHILHRDNQETLLHKLYQRMPLLKSLCLLHIEKLRWFRQLYPLTVHSLFPPLYKELFGSDTDIQTLATH
- the rorc gene encoding nuclear receptor ROR-alpha A isoform X1; the encoded protein is MENDEPESPDLSPANTLSRRGTPGPKKSHLTQIEVIPCKICGDKSSGVHYGVITCEGCKGFFRRSQSSSVQYSCSRQSNCPIDRASRNRCQSCRLKKCVAQGMSRDAVKFGRMSKRQRDSLIAEVERHRQQQRLQANSIQEPQSLLAYRPGKEPREQSSHLIPPLSSPYHYSPIEPDLSGCPVEVHPYPGCHVADSHAAGLAYKVTHKKGESFNLLTGRGVDSTRSTPEAILNMPGSEMRFQPFDPESSFFSYPTSLHIEELCASILRSHRETTQYRPEELQGLRWKVFSREEIHAYQSKSVDEMWQHCAVRLTDAVQYVVEFAKHIPGFRQLCQNDQIALLKSGSMEVVLVRMSRMFNTENNTVFFDGKFAGTELFKSLACSDLIANVFDFAHNLCMLRLTEQQMAVFSALVLLNADRPCLENRERVQRARRDVELALNHILHRDNQETLLHKLYQRMPLLKSLCLLHIEKLRWFRQLYPLTVHSLFPPLYKELFGSDTDIQTLATH
- the rorc gene encoding nuclear receptor ROR-alpha A isoform X4, which gives rise to MMRAQIEVIPCKICGDKSSGVHYGVITCEGCKGFFRRSQSSSVQYSCSRQSNCPIDRASRNRCQSCRLKKCVAQGMSRDAVKFGRMSKRQRDSLIAEVERHRQQQRLQANSIQEPQSLLAYRPGKEPREQSSHLIPPLSSPYHYSPIEPDLSGCPVEVHPYPGCHVADSHAAGLAYKVTHKKGESFNLLTGRGVDSTRSTPEAILNMPGSEMRFQPFDPESSFFSYPTSLHIEELCASILRSHRETTQYRPEELQGLRWKVFSREEIHAYQSKSVDEMWQHCAVRLTDAVQYVVEFAKHIPGFRQLCQNDQIALLKSGSMEVVLVRMSRMFNTENNTVFFDGKFAGTELFKSLACSDLIANVFDFAHNLCMLRLTEQQMAVFSALVLLNADRPCLENRERVQRARRDVELALNHILHRDNQETLLHKLYQRMPLLKSLCLLHIEKLRWFRQLYPLTVHSLFPPLYKELFGSDTDIQTLATH
- the rorc gene encoding nuclear receptor ROR-alpha A isoform X2 — encoded protein: MENDEPESPDLSPANTLSRRGTPGPKKSHLTQIEVIPCKICGDKSSGVHYGVITCEGCKGFFRRSQSSSVQYSCSRQSNCPIDRASRNRCQSCRLKKCVAQGMSRDAVKFGRMSKRQRDSLIAEVERHRQQQRLQANSIQEPQSLLAYRPGKEPREQSSHLIPPLSSPYHYSPIEPDLSGCPVEVHPYPGCHVADSHAAGLAYKVTHKKGVDSTRSTPEAILNMPGSEMRFQPFDPESSFFSYPTSLHIEELCASILRSHRETTQYRPEELQGLRWKVFSREEIHAYQSKSVDEMWQHCAVRLTDAVQYVVEFAKHIPGFRQLCQNDQIALLKSGSMEVVLVRMSRMFNTENNTVFFDGKFAGTELFKSLACSDLIANVFDFAHNLCMLRLTEQQMAVFSALVLLNADRPCLENRERVQRARRDVELALNHILHRDNQETLLHKLYQRMPLLKSLCLLHIEKLRWFRQLYPLTVHSLFPPLYKELFGSDTDIQTLATH